The following proteins are co-located in the Carassius gibelio isolate Cgi1373 ecotype wild population from Czech Republic chromosome A21, carGib1.2-hapl.c, whole genome shotgun sequence genome:
- the LOC127942265 gene encoding uracil nucleotide/cysteinyl leukotriene receptor-like: MNNSTGNFTTSAVSTNSIAQYIGILSSVKLSVHCINFLFGLPAHPYVIWLIITGTGSGVASEFFILNLSVCEIGNCLNSLFTVLDNSSWFSSVTLLTYFLVGLAITGRPLFQCLMCVERYLAVVHPVTFLKYKPLRYRVICCTVVWLFSFCSCLCSIFTLVLLNFHIYACINSIQFLLPFCIQLFCLVAVLRALKQSGPGERGREREEENPIKRKAFYLILITTINMMMTYMPFTVSGFVYMLTHSFDETLSIGIICFIVGGFVQPVLYLHRAGKPSCLCSP, encoded by the coding sequence ATGAATAACTCTACAGGGAACTTCACCACATCTGCTGTTTCTACAAACTCCATAGCTCAATACATTGGGATATTGAGCAGTGTAAAGTTGAGTGTACACTGCATCAATTTTCTGTTTGGCCTTCCTGCACACCCCTATGTGATATGGCTCATCAtcacaggaacaggaagtggagTTGCATCAGAGTTCTTCATCCTCAATCTCTCTGTTTGTGAGATTGGAAACTGTCTGAACTCTTTGTTCACTGTGCTTGATAATAGTTCTTGGTTTTCAAGTGTCacattattaacatattttttagtAGGACTCGCCATCACTGGTCgtcctctgtttcagtgtctgatgtgtgttgagcgttacctggcagtggttcatcctgtaacctttctgaagTACAAACCTCTCAGATACAGAGTGATCTGCTGCACTGTGGTCTGGTTATTTAGTTTTTGCTCTTGTTTGTGTAGCATATTTACTTTAGTCTTACTTAACTTCCACATTTATGCATGCATAAACTCGATTCAGTTCCTTCTCCCCTTCTGCATTCAGTTGTTTTGTCTTGtggctgttctcagagctctgaagcagtcaggaccaggagagagagggagagagagagaggaggaaaatcccataaaaagaaaagcattttatcttattttaataaCTACCATAAACATGATGATGACATATATGCCCTTCACTGTTTCAGGATTCGTTTACATGCTGACACACAGTTTTGATGAAACTTTGTCTATtggtattatttgttttattgtgggTGGTTTTGTTCAGCCGGTTCTTTATCTGCACCGGGCTGGGAAACCCTCATGTCTCTGTTCCCCATAA